The Zingiber officinale cultivar Zhangliang chromosome 9A, Zo_v1.1, whole genome shotgun sequence genome window below encodes:
- the LOC122019862 gene encoding CDPK-related kinase 3-like isoform X1, with protein MGQCYAKNIAVAVEGDAEGGCDAYRSPSPIPATVATVAAASSPAPVTNAVTPAGSSSGSPWPSPYPRSAAGSPLPSGIAPSPARSTPRRFFRRPPSPAKHIKASLAKRFGRKKPSDASIPEDGAGDGAAGGEAEAERQLDKSFGYEKNLEAKYEIGKEVGKGHFGNTCLARAKKGELKGQLVAIKIISKVKMTTAIAIEDVRREVKILKFLSGHANLVKFYEAYEDDLNVYIIMELCGGGELLDRILSKGGRYKEKDAKVVVIQILSVIAFCHLQGVVHRDLKPENFLFTTKDENAPMKIIDFGLSDFIRPDERLNDIVGSAYYVAPEVLHRSYSTEADMWSIGVITYILLCGSRPFWAQTESGIFRSVLRADPNFEELPWPAVSLEAKDFVRRLLNKDYRKRMSAAKALSHPWLRNEHRQTPLDIQIYKSVKSHLRTTTFRRAAMKALSNALTEDELIYIRSQFNLLQPNNDGCVSIENFRMALWQNATDAMKVSKVPDILNALEPLSYRRMNFEEFCVAAISPYQLEALKEWEQIATRAFQYFEEEGNHFISIEELAQEMNLAPAAYSMMRDWIRPADGKLSFLGFTKFLHGVTIRSSRPRNHH; from the exons ATGGGCCAGTGCTATGCCAAGAACATCGCCGTCGCCGTGGAGGGGGATGCCGAGGGCGGATGCGATGCCTATCGCTCCCCGTCCCCTATACCGGCAACCGTCGCCACCGTCGCCGCCGCCTCGTCCCCGGCCCCAGTCACCAACGCCGTGACTCCTGCCGGATCTTCCTCGGGTAGCCCCTGGCCGAGTCCTTACCCACGGAGCGCGGCCGGTAGCCCTCTCCCGTCCGGGATCGCCCCGTCCCCGGCGCGGTCCACGCCGCGGAGGTTCTTCCGTCGCCCGCCGTCGCCCGCGAAGCACATTAAGGCGTCCCTAGCTAAGAGATTCGGCCGGAAGAAGCCCAGCGACGCTTCAATCCCCGAGGACGGCGCCGGCGACGGAGCCGCAGGAGGAGAAGCGGAAGCGGAGCGGCAGCTGGACAAGAGCTTCGGGTACGAGAAAAATTTGGAGGCGAAGTACGAGATCGGGAAGGAGGTGGGCAAGGGGCATTTTGGGAATACATGCTTGGCGAGGGCAAAGAAGGGAGAGCTCAAGGGTCAGCTTGTCGCCATCAAGATCATCTCTAAAGTTAAG ATGACAACAGCAATAGCAATTGAAGATGTTCGTAGGGAAGTGAAAATCTTGAAGTTTCTATCTGGGCATGCTAATCTGGTCAAGTTTTACGAAGCATATGAGGATGACCTTAATGTCTATATAATCATGGA ATTGTGTGGAGGAGGAGAATTGTTGGATAGAATCCTGTCCAA AGGTGGAAGATACAAGGAGAAAGATGCAAAAGTAGTTGTCATACAAATTTTAAGTGTAATTGCCTTTTGTCATCTTCAAGGAGTTGTGCATCGCGATCTTAAGCCAGAG AATTTTCTGTTTACTACAAAGGATGAAAATGCACCTATGAAgataattgattttggtcttTCTGATTTCATCAGACCAG ATGAAAGACTAAATGATATTGTAGGTAGTGCATACTATGTTGCACCTGAAGTTCTACATAGATCATACAGCACAGAAGCAGATATGTGGAGCATTGGTGTCATAACATATATACTATTGTGTGGCAGTAGACCCTTCTGGGCACAGACTGAATCCGGAATTTTCCGTTCTGTACTGAGAGCTGATCCTAATTTTGAAGAATTACCTTGGCCTGCAGTATCTCTGGAAGCCAAAGATTTTGTTAGAAGGTTGCTAAATAAGGATTATAGGAAAAGAATGTCTGCTGCAAAAGCTCTAT CTCATCCTTGGTTGCGAAATGAGCATCGTCAGACACCTTTGGACATACAAATCTACAAGTCAGTCAAGTCCCATCTCCGCACAACAACTTTTAGACGTGCTGCCATGAAG GCTTTGTCAAATGCTCTAACAGAGGATGAGCTCATCTACATAAGATCCCAATTTAATTTATTGCAGCCAAATAATGATggttgtgtttctattgagaatTTTAGAATG GCACTCTGGCAGAATGCTACCGATGCTATGAAGGTGTCCAAGGTTCCTGATATATTAAATGCA TTGGAGCCACTATCATACAGAAGGATGAACTTTGAAGAGTTTTGTGTGGCAGCAATCAGCCCTTATCAACTCGAGGCTTTGAAAGAATGGGAACAAATCGCCACCAGGGCATTCCAGTACTTCGAGGAAGAAGGCAATCACTTCATCTCTATCGAAGAACTAGCACAG GAGATGAACCTTGCCCCTGCTGCTTACTCTATGATGCGCGACTGGATCCGACCCGCTGATGGCAAACTCAGCTTCCTCGGGTTCACCAAATTTTTGCACGGCGTGACGATACGTAGCTCCAGACCAAGAAACCACCATTAG
- the LOC122019862 gene encoding CDPK-related kinase 3-like isoform X2, with amino-acid sequence MTTAIAIEDVRREVKILKFLSGHANLVKFYEAYEDDLNVYIIMELCGGGELLDRILSKGGRYKEKDAKVVVIQILSVIAFCHLQGVVHRDLKPENFLFTTKDENAPMKIIDFGLSDFIRPDERLNDIVGSAYYVAPEVLHRSYSTEADMWSIGVITYILLCGSRPFWAQTESGIFRSVLRADPNFEELPWPAVSLEAKDFVRRLLNKDYRKRMSAAKALSHPWLRNEHRQTPLDIQIYKSVKSHLRTTTFRRAAMKALSNALTEDELIYIRSQFNLLQPNNDGCVSIENFRMALWQNATDAMKVSKVPDILNALEPLSYRRMNFEEFCVAAISPYQLEALKEWEQIATRAFQYFEEEGNHFISIEELAQEMNLAPAAYSMMRDWIRPADGKLSFLGFTKFLHGVTIRSSRPRNHH; translated from the exons ATGACAACAGCAATAGCAATTGAAGATGTTCGTAGGGAAGTGAAAATCTTGAAGTTTCTATCTGGGCATGCTAATCTGGTCAAGTTTTACGAAGCATATGAGGATGACCTTAATGTCTATATAATCATGGA ATTGTGTGGAGGAGGAGAATTGTTGGATAGAATCCTGTCCAA AGGTGGAAGATACAAGGAGAAAGATGCAAAAGTAGTTGTCATACAAATTTTAAGTGTAATTGCCTTTTGTCATCTTCAAGGAGTTGTGCATCGCGATCTTAAGCCAGAG AATTTTCTGTTTACTACAAAGGATGAAAATGCACCTATGAAgataattgattttggtcttTCTGATTTCATCAGACCAG ATGAAAGACTAAATGATATTGTAGGTAGTGCATACTATGTTGCACCTGAAGTTCTACATAGATCATACAGCACAGAAGCAGATATGTGGAGCATTGGTGTCATAACATATATACTATTGTGTGGCAGTAGACCCTTCTGGGCACAGACTGAATCCGGAATTTTCCGTTCTGTACTGAGAGCTGATCCTAATTTTGAAGAATTACCTTGGCCTGCAGTATCTCTGGAAGCCAAAGATTTTGTTAGAAGGTTGCTAAATAAGGATTATAGGAAAAGAATGTCTGCTGCAAAAGCTCTAT CTCATCCTTGGTTGCGAAATGAGCATCGTCAGACACCTTTGGACATACAAATCTACAAGTCAGTCAAGTCCCATCTCCGCACAACAACTTTTAGACGTGCTGCCATGAAG GCTTTGTCAAATGCTCTAACAGAGGATGAGCTCATCTACATAAGATCCCAATTTAATTTATTGCAGCCAAATAATGATggttgtgtttctattgagaatTTTAGAATG GCACTCTGGCAGAATGCTACCGATGCTATGAAGGTGTCCAAGGTTCCTGATATATTAAATGCA TTGGAGCCACTATCATACAGAAGGATGAACTTTGAAGAGTTTTGTGTGGCAGCAATCAGCCCTTATCAACTCGAGGCTTTGAAAGAATGGGAACAAATCGCCACCAGGGCATTCCAGTACTTCGAGGAAGAAGGCAATCACTTCATCTCTATCGAAGAACTAGCACAG GAGATGAACCTTGCCCCTGCTGCTTACTCTATGATGCGCGACTGGATCCGACCCGCTGATGGCAAACTCAGCTTCCTCGGGTTCACCAAATTTTTGCACGGCGTGACGATACGTAGCTCCAGACCAAGAAACCACCATTAG
- the LOC122021476 gene encoding adenine phosphoribosyltransferase 3-like has translation MAVREGKEQDPRIPRIASSIRVVPDFPKKGIMFQDITTLLLDPKAFKDTVDLFVERYTGRDISVVAGVEARGFIFGPPIALAIGAKFVPLRKPKKLPGEVISENYVLEYGTDCLEMHVGAVQPDERALVVDDLVATGGTLCAAISLLERAGAEVVECACVIELPELKGRERLNGKNLYILMESH, from the exons ATGGCGGTTCGAGAGGGAAAGGAGCAGGACCCCCGCATTCCGCGCATCGCCTCCTCCATCCGCGTGGTTCCTGACTTCCCTAAGAAAG GGATTATGTTCCAAGACATCACCACGCTGCTGCTCGATCCGAAAGCGTTCAAGGACACGGTCGATTTGTTCGTGGAGCGGTACACCGGGAGGGACATCTCCGTCGTCGCCG GAGTTGAGGCTAGAGGTTTCATATTTGGCCCTCCAATTGCTTTAGCTATAGGTGCAAAGTTTGTTCCACTTAGAAAGCCAAAAAAATTGCCAG GTGAAGTGATTTCCGAGAACTATGTACTTGAGTATGGGACTGATTGCCTTGAAATGCATGTCGGGGCAGTCCAACCGGATGAACGTGCTCTAGTTGTTGATGATTTGGTTGCTACTGGTGGAACTCTTTGTGCTGCCATAAGCTTACTTG AGCGCGCTGGGGCAGAGGTGGTTGAATGTGCCTGTGTGATTGAACTTCCAGAGCTCAAG GGTCGCGAGAGGTTAAAtggtaaaaatttatatatactcATGGAATCGCACTGA